A region of Pseudorasbora parva isolate DD20220531a chromosome 14, ASM2467924v1, whole genome shotgun sequence DNA encodes the following proteins:
- the mfsd6a gene encoding major facilitator superfamily domain-containing protein 6-A: MADDRVAILTDDEEELKRRHLERFDRLSLEIQTDQPSQPSENDVPNDSPPTPSPQHDMGCCERLFLRVNRRLLVSKVFYLFFYAAYGSLHPLLALYYKQLGMNPTQSGLLVGIRYFIEFCSAPFWGIVADRYRKGKAVLLFSMLCWLFFNCGIGIVQPPDLKCKENVPTTTAIVTTIHTNTSNETIYLNASSILTTNQMRRRRDLIGHYAWQTTQSSGYSSEKRFKRDSNMSFTVASDNPANTTASVQTTTTMPEPSTSISTSTPNSTNTTSSSTTPSTTLKPKLPPPEYNMDQVHALFLLILLVIIVGEFFSAPAITIVDTVTLQYLGPHRDRYGLQRMWGSLGWGIAMLCVGIWIDHTSTNLVIGNMECVMENYKNYQTAFIVFGVLMAVAFITATQFKFNVQHQDNCEENEEGNQHAQNAQARGSPGTNNSETTTIVQAEEFHFWDLLRLLCGVQYGTVLFVAWFMGFGYGFVFTFLYWHLQDLTGTTTLFGVCSVLSHVSELAAYFTSHKVIELVGHIRVLYIGLACNTARYLYISYLENAWTVLPMEVLQGITHASVWAACISYLSAAVPPPLRTSAQGILQGLHLGLGRGCGAMVGGIFVYYFGAAETFRGIGMTSLVILLFFSLIMCITGQNEKKEEMLAENIPIPSSPVPIATIDLVQNTTGVVAPARPEPKLPARKTRHQEEQEDLNKPAWVASGSPLVSVVLLFYQIREMVVMTKMHPIVEVQHLQDTDEVPSDSREDDQSPPVFSDALRQEGFPGRFQSQEDPGPPGATAQLELPPQSVLQPNS; this comes from the exons ATGGCAGACGACCGTGTAGCCATTTTAACTGATGATGAAGAGGAGCTGAAAAGGAGACACCTTGAGCGTTTTGACCGTCTGTCGCTTGAGATTCAAACAGATCAACCATCTCAACCATCTGAGAACGATGTACCCAACGATTCGCCACCAACTCCATCCCCTCAACACGACATGGGCTGCTGCGAAAGATTGTTCCTACGGGTCAACCGCCGCCTCCTCGTGTCAAAAGTCTTTTATTTATTCTTCTATGCTGCATATGGTTCCCTCCATCCTCTTCTTGCGCTGTACTACAAGCAGCTGGGTATGAATCCCACCCAAAGTGGTCTCCTAGTGGGAATCCGATATTTTATTGAGTTCTGTAGTGCCCCTTTTTGGGGTATTGTTGCCGATCGCTATAGGAAAGGTAAAGCAGTCTTATTGTTCTCAATGTTATGTTGGCTCTTCTTCAATTGTGGGATTGGCATTGTGCAGCCACCAGACCTGAAGTGTAAAGAGAACGTCCCAACGACCACAGCTATTGTAACAACCATCCATACTAACACTTCTAATGAGACAATCTATCTCAACGCTAGCTCTATCCTAACAACAAATCAGATGAGACGGCGCAGGGATCTGATTGGACACTACGCTTGGCAAACAACCCAGTCTTCAGGCTACAGCTCTGAAAAGCGGTTCAAACGGGATTCCAACATGAGTTTCACTGTGGCATCTGATAACCCAGCTAACACGACAGCATCTGTCCAAACCACGACCACAATGCCTGAGCCAAGTACATCCATTTCAACATCAACCCCCAACAGCACAAACACAACGTCCAGCAGCACTACTCCAAGTACCACATTGAAACCAAAACTGCCCCCTCCTGAATATAACATGGACCAGGTTCATGCCCTTTTCCTGCTGATTCTGCTCGTCATCATCGTTGGCGAGTTTTTCAGCGCTCCAGCTATTACAATCGTAGATACG GTGACGCTGCAGTACCTGGGTCCGCACCGTGACCGCTACGGTCTCCAGCGAATGTGGGGATCTCTAGGCTGGGGTATCGCCATGCTCTGCGTCGGCATCTGGATCGACCACACTAGCACCAACCTTGTCATTGGCAACATGGAATGCGTCATGGAAAATTACAAGAACTACCAGACAGCCTTCATCGTGTTCGGAGTATTAATGGCGGTCGCTTTTATCACTGCCACTCAGTTTAAGTTTAATGTTCAGCACCAAGACAACTGTGAAGAGAACGAGGAAGGCAACCAGCACGCTCAAAACGCCCAAGCTAGAGGTTCCCCTGGGACAAATAACTCCGAGACCACAACAATTGTCCAAGCCGAGGAGTTCCACTTCTGGGACTTGTTGCGACTGCTGTGCGGCGTACAGTACGGCACTGTGCTATTCGTGGCCTGGTTCATGGGCTTTGGCTATGGGTTTGTTTTTACTTTCCTTTACTGGCATTTACAGGATCTGACAGGAACTACAACGCTGTTTGGTGTTTGCTCTGTCCTAAGTCACGTGTCAGAGCTTGCTGCTTATTTCACCAGCCATAAAGTCATTGAACTGGTGGGACACATCAG AGTTTTGTACATCGGCCTGGCCTGCAACACGGCACGCTACCTCTATATCTCGTATCTGGAGAACGCCTGGACTGTGCTGCCCATGGAAGTGCTACAAG GAATAACGCACGCGTCTGTTTGGGCGGCGTGTATCTCGTATTTGAGCGCGGCCGTACCTCCGCCGCTTCGGACGTCAGCTCAGGGCATCCTGCAGGGTCTCCACCTCGGCCTGGGCAGGGGATGCGGAGCGATGGTCGGCGGGATATTCGTCTACTACTTTG gtgcTGCCGAAACGTTCAGAGGGATAGGAATGACCTCGCTTGTTATTTTGCTCTTCTTTTCCTTAATAATGTGCATCACtggacagaatgagaaaaaag AGGAGATGCTAGCAGAGAACATTCCTATCCCATCCAGTCCTGTTCCCATAGCGACAATCGACCTGGTTCAGAACACAACAGGCGTGGTGGCACCAGCGCGACCCGAGCCCAAACTTCCAGCTCGGAAAACGAGGCACCAGGAAGAACAGGAGGATCTGAATAAGCCTGCTTGGGTTGCCTCCGGGTCGCCGTTGGTTTCAGTCGTTCTTCTCTTTTACCAAATCAGAGAGATGGTCGTGATGACAAAGATGCACCCCATTGTTGAGGTCCAGCACCTTCAG GACACAGATGAAGTCCCCTCAGACTCCAGAGAAGACGACCAATCACCTCCAGTCTTTAGCGATGCGTTGCGGCAGGAAGGTTTTCCCGGCAGATTTCAGTCCCAGGAGGACCCCGGGCCCCCAGGGGCCACTGCACAGCTGGAATTGCCACCACAGTCTGTATTACAACCCAACAGCTGA
- the LOC137040251 gene encoding leucine-rich repeat-containing protein 15, which produces MTDTNLRTSRMHLLFMLPLVLEVQSISMNHNFTCDCSCHVELKSANCTNSNFTRLPETLPPFTELLDLSYNHLTVIQPRAFHTTRRLRVLLLNDNAIVVLADGAFFMLEDLLRLDLSRNQISSLSEGFSQGLGSLRDLSLAENNLTSLNSSCFVHLDAIQRLNLSRNNIETIQMRAFGSMSTLRQIHLDSNKIKVLKNGVFSMLRNLEVLNLQYNQIDCLDVGVFSPLTSLALLDLTNNSLSTIHFKTFLSLNTYSTHIMLKENPWKCDCDLQRVLRKLCNVKRLFLDDYNQICPGLEEFDPCVGEMITVLVITITVVITVVAAVVMAEKKRGKRNKEKHWTQAKDLSYASQD; this is translated from the exons ATGACAGACACTAATCTCAG AACCTCCAGGATGCATCTGTTGTTCATGCTTCCCTTGGTGTTGGAGGTCCAGTCCATCTCAATGAACCATAACTTCACCTGTGACTGCAGCTGCCATGTGGAGCTCAAAAGCGCTAACTGCACCAACAGCAATTTCACCCGCCTGCCCGAAACCCTTCCACCATTCACAGAGCTACTGGACCTGTCCTACAACCACTTGACTGTCATCCAGCCCCGAGCCTTCCACACCACACGAAGACTTCGCGTCCTGCTCCTCAACGACAACGCCATTGTCGTGTTAGCCGACGGAGCGTTTTTCATGCTGGAAGATCTGTTGAGGTTGGACCTGAGCCGAAACCAAATCTCATCTCTGAGCGAAGGGTTTTCACAGGGTCTCGGTTCTCTTCGAGATCTCTCATTGGCTGAGAACAATTTGACCAGCTTgaacagcagttgttttgtcCACTTGGACGCAATCCAAAGACTCAATCTCAGCCGTAACAATATCGAAACGATCCAGATGAGGGCGTTTGGGTCCATGAGTACCCTACGCCAGATACATCTCGACTCTAACAAAATAAAGGTTCTCAAAAATGGCGTCTTCTCCATGCTACGAAATCTCGAAGTCCTAAATTTACAGTACAACCAGATAGACTGCTTGGACGTCGGCGTGTTTTCGCCATTGACCAGTCTTGCTCTGCTGGACCTCACCAACAACAGCCTTTCCACTATTCATTTCAAGACTTTCTTGAGTCTCAATACGTACAGCACGCACATAATGCTCAAAGAAAACCCATGGAAGTGTGACTGTGATCTGCAGCGAGTCTTACGGAAGCTCTGTAACGTCAAACGGCTGTTCCTGGACGACTACAACCAAATCTGCCCAGGTTTGGAAGAATTTGATCCCTGCGTTGGCGAGATGATTACTGTCCTGGTCATTACGATCACGGTGGTCATCACTGTTGTGGCTGCCGTCGTCATGGCGGAGAAGAAAAGGGGGAAAAGGAACAAAGAAAAGCATTGGACGCAAGCCAAGGATTTGTCCTATGCATCGCAAGATTGA